The Halomicronema hongdechloris C2206 genome includes a window with the following:
- a CDS encoding GNAT family N-acetyltransferase — MDCRHIQFQYIDQLDDAALGQLQTLFQAAAFWAQDRRRDDLAVAITHSHPVVIAWDGAQLIGFARATSDGVYRATLWDVVIHPDYQGGGLGRKLVETVLGHPHMSRVERVYLMTTHQQGFYQRIGFAENSSTTLVLHNQPFRANPISSHG, encoded by the coding sequence ATGGATTGTCGTCACATCCAGTTCCAATATATTGATCAGCTTGATGATGCTGCCCTGGGGCAGCTGCAGACCTTGTTTCAAGCCGCCGCATTTTGGGCTCAGGATCGACGACGCGACGATCTGGCCGTTGCCATTACCCATAGCCACCCGGTGGTCATTGCCTGGGATGGGGCCCAGTTGATCGGCTTTGCCCGAGCCACTTCCGATGGGGTCTATCGAGCAACGCTCTGGGATGTGGTTATCCACCCCGATTACCAGGGCGGTGGCCTGGGCCGCAAATTGGTGGAGACGGTTTTGGGCCATCCCCACATGAGCCGGGTGGAGCGGGTCTACTTGATGACCACCCACCAGCAGGGGTTTTACCAACGCATCGGCTTCGCCGAAAATTCCAGCACTACCCTGGTCCTCCACAACCAGCCCTTTAGAGCTAACCCCATCTCTAGTCACGGCTGA